In Nicotiana tabacum cultivar K326 chromosome 11, ASM71507v2, whole genome shotgun sequence, a single window of DNA contains:
- the LOC107769155 gene encoding pullulanase 1, chloroplastic isoform X2 yields MSAALLSYAPLSPISAPSESTRFLLPTHHKRLRLSSLTRYRPGLKLGTSRPLTLRCSSTMHQSSTPSSCSQDSLFYSRAFWVSRSIIAWNVGAGEGECYLYASRNAALCVADGEIQGHDVKIKLEQTNYGLSQQVVEKFPHIRDYTAFEVPATMNCQSLVKCQLAVAIFNSDGRCASATGLQLPGILDELFSYTGPLGAVFDTEAVSLYLWAPTAQVVRALIYKSPSETDPVEIVQLKELKGVWSAKGPRHWEGCYYVYEVSVYHHSTLRIEKCVSNDPYARGLSADGKRTLLVNLVSDDVKPEGWDNLQDEKPDLLSFSDISLYELHVRDFSANDPTVPHEFQGGYLAFTLQDSAGVKHLKRLSSAGITHVHLLPTFQFAGVEDEKHKWKHVDIEKLNSFPPDSEEQQALITAIQNEDGYNWGYNPVIWGVPKGSYASNANGPCRIIEFRKMVQALNRIGLRVVLDVVYNHINASGHFDDFSVLDKIVPGYYLRRNADGGIEHSTCVNNTASEHFMVERLILDDLKCWAVHFKIDGFRFDLMGHIMKRTMVKAKSLLNSLSKDKNGVDGPSIYIYGEGWDFGEVANNGRGINASQFNLFGSGIGSFNDRIRDALLGGSPFGHPLHQGFVTGLYLEPNGHDLGDKANVERMLAVSKDHIQVGMAANLKDFVLTNCDGEEVKGSEVFLHDRKPVGYASSPIETVNYVSAHDNETLFDIISLKTPKDISVEERCRMNHLATSVIALSQGIPFFHSGDEMLRSKSIDRDSYNSGDWFNRLDFSYNSNNWGVGLPPKEKNEWNWPLIKPRLADPSYKPQKSHILAAVENFSNLMQIRYSSPLFRLRTANSIQERVRFHNTGPSWIPGLIVMSIEDGHPGVPGLSQLDPIYSYIVVIINPDPTDVSFANPALRARSLQLHPIQVSYVCFHYI; encoded by the exons ATGTCTGCAGCTTTACTTTCATACGCTCCACTCTCTCCCATTTCCGCTCCTTCCGAGTCCACTCGGTTCCTTCTTCCAACTCATCACAAGAGGCTGCGACTGAGTTCTCTGACTCGGTACCGACCCGGTCTCAAATTGGGAACTTCTCGTCCTTTAACTCTTCGGTGCTCCTCAACTATGCACCAATCTTCAACCCCTTCTTCATGTTCTCAG GATAGTCTATTCTATAGCAGAGCATTTTGGGTTAGCAGATCAATAATTGCATGGAATGTGGGTGCTGGAGAGGGTGAATGCTACTTATATGCTAGTAGAAATGCTGCATTATGTGTTGCTGATGGTGAAATTCAAG GCCATGATGTGAAAATCAAACTTGAACAGACAAATTATGGACTTTCACAGCAG GTAGTTGAAAAATTTCCTCATATTCGAGATTATACAGCATTTGAAGTCCCTGCAACTATGAACTGCCAAAGTTTAGTCAAGTGCCAATTAGCTGTTGCTATCTTCAATT CTGATGGAAGATGTGCAAGTGCTACTGGATTGCAGTTACCTGGTATTCTTGATGAGTTATTCTCCTATACCGGGCCCCTCGGTGCTGTTTTTGATACTGAAGCTGTCTCTCTCTACCTTTGGGCACCAACTGCTCAA GTGGTGCGAGCTCTCATTTATAAGAGTCCATCAGAGACTGACCCAGTAGAAATTGTTCAGCTCAAGGAGCTAAAAGGCGTTTGGAGTGCTAAGGGGCCAAGACATTGGGAGGGTTGCTACTATGTTTATGAAGTGTCTGTTTACCATCATAGCACCTTGCGGATTGAGAAATGTGTGAGCAATGATCCGTATGCCAGAGG TCTCTCTGCTGATGGCAAACGGACATTATTAGTTAATCTTGTTTCTGATGATGTAAAACCTGAAGGATGGGATAATCTACAAGATGAGAAACcagatcttctttccttttccgATATCAGCCTATATGAGCTGCATGTTAGAGATTTCAG TGCCAATGACCCTACTGTGCCTCATGAATTTCAGGGTGGTTATCTTGCCTTCACATTGCAG GACTCAGCTGGTGTCAAACACTTAAAAAGATTATCAAGTGCTGGTATCACTCATGTCCATCTGCTGCCAACCTTTCAATTTGCCGGTGTTGAAGATGAGAAACATAAATGGAAGCATGTAG ATATCGAGAAGCTCAACTCTTTTCCACCAGATTCTGAGGAGCAGCAGGCCCTTATCACAGCCATCCAAAATGAAGATGGGTATAATTGGGG GTATAATCCTGTTATTTGGGGAGTTCCAAAGGGAAGCTACGCTAGTAATGCAAATGGTCCTTGTCGTATCATTGAGTTTCGGAAAATGGTGCAG GCACTTAATCGTATTGGTCTACGTGTTGTATTGGATGTTGTTTACAATCATATTAATGCAAGTGGTCACTTTGATGACTTCTCTGTTCTAGACAAG ATTGTTCCAGGTTACTATCTAAGAAGAAATGCTGATGGTGGTATTGAACATAGCACATGCGTAAACAATACTGCCAGTGAGCATTTCATGGTTGAGCGCTTAATTCTTGACGACCTCAAGTGCTGGGCAGTTCATTTTAAG ATTGATGGATTTCGCTTTGACCTGATGGGTCATATAATGAAGCGTACAATG GTGAAGGCAAAGTCATTGCTCAATAGCTTGTCGAAAGATAAAAATGGCGTAGATGGACCAAGTATTTATAT ATATGGTGAAGGATGGGATTTTGGTGAAGTGGCAAACAACGGACGTGGGATAAATGCATCGCAATTCAACCTTTTTGGATCTGGAATTGGGAG CTTCAATGATCGCATTCGGGATGCTCTGCTGGGTGGATCACCTTTTGGTCATCCTCTACACCAAGGTTTTGTAACTGGCCTTTATTTGGAG CCTAATGGTCATGATCTTGGTGATAAAGCCAATGTAGAACGTATGCTTGCTGTGTCGAAGGATCACATTCAG GTTGGAATGGCTGCAAACTTAAAGGATTTTGTGCTAACCAACTGTGATGGTGAAGAG GTGAAAGGATCTGAAGTGTTTTTGCATGATAGGAAGCCAGTTGGATATGCTTCTTCTCCCATTGAAACA GTTAACTATGTGTCTGCTCATGACAATGAGACACTGTTCGACATCATTAGTCTTAAG ACTCCAAAGGACATTTCTGTGGAGGAGAGATGCAGGATGAACCACTTAGCGACCAGTGTAATAGCTCTGTCTCAG GGAATACCTTTTTTCCACTCTGGAGATGAAATGCTGCGCTCAAAATCAATAGACCGTGATTCTTACAACTCCGGTGATTGGTTCAACAG GCTGGATTTTAGCTACAACTCTAACAACTGGGGTGTTGGTCTCCCTCCGAAAGAGAAGAATGAATGGAACTGGCCACT AATCAAACCCAGACTAGCAGATCCATCCTACAAGCCTCAGAAAAGTCATATCCTTGCAGCTGTTGAAAATTTTTCGAACCTTATGCAAATAAGATACTCCTCACCACTCTTCCGGCTAAGGACGGCCAATTCTATCCAG GAAAGAGTACGATTTCATAATACTGGTCCGTCATGGATTCCTGGTCTTATAGTAATGAGCATTGAAGATGGCCATCCGGGAGTTCCAGGGCTTTCTCAATTGGATCCAAT TTATTCCTATATAGTTGTCATCATTAATCCCGACCCGACTGATGTCTCATTTGCCAATCCTGCACTAAGAGCAAGATCTCTTCAATTGCATCCAATACAG GTGTCTTACGTTTGTTTTCACTATATTTAA
- the LOC107769158 gene encoding uncharacterized protein LOC107769158: protein MDALEEVDVGCPNKDLFRIVKGKRTKRLRLSGVPCNNNNNNNNNNVEDGRDNREDIAYNNNIEDDSGNGEGVVACKNNNNNIEDGRDNGKSIACKNNNNNNIEDGSGNGEGVVACKNNNNNIKDDSGNGEDVAYNNNTNNNNNNYSNPFSANSAEIFINTFTDEEEETAKSLILMSKLSDDHPRPLRFTLPPDNKVDFFNDDLRLYQIKFNSKRYIETSTNSANGTKAGIYVYECKTCNRTFPSFQALGGHRASHKKPKTILTTELSNKKSSYFDFSDEDDYQELSPSTTTLYKNNKNVTKTLPNSSNNKFSSPRIHECSYCGAEFTSGQALGGHMRRHRGGVNVNSPLHLSNLSPATSIDQEFGNNIVKKPRDGLSLDLNIPVSDDHIDPKFPVVSLNQQDQEQTQRQQLVDCHY from the coding sequence ATGGATGCTCTTGAGGAAGTGGACGTAGGTTGCCCTAATAAGGACCTCTTCCGCATCGTTAAGGGCAAACGCACCAAACGTCTTCGTCTTTCAGGCGTCCCctgtaataacaacaacaacaacaacaataataatgtcGAAGATGGTAGGGATAATAGAGAAGATATCGCCTACAACAATAATATAGAAGATGATAGCGGTAATGGAGAAGGTGTAGTCGCTTgcaaaaacaacaataataatatcgaAGATGGTAGAGACAATGGAAAGAGTATCGCATgtaagaataacaacaacaataatatagaAGATGGCAGCGGTAATGGAGAAGGTGTAGTCGCTtgcaaaaacaacaacaataatatcaaagatGATAGTGGTAATGGAGAAGATGTGGCCTAtaacaacaacaccaacaacaacaataacaactattCAAATCCCTTCTCGGCCAACTCGGCCGAGATATTCATCAACACGTTCACCGATGAGGAGGAGGAAACCGCCAAGTCTCTCATCCTCATGTCCAAATTAAGCGATGATCATCCCCGTCCTCTTAGGTTTACGTTGCCACCTGACAATAAAGTCGATTTTTTCAACGATGATTTAAGGTTGTACCAAATCAAATTCAACAGCAAAAGGTACATCGAGACGTCCACAAACTCAGCAAATGGTACCAAGGCAGGAATATATGTGTACGAATGCAAGACATGCAATCGTACATTCCCATCATTTCAAGCCTTGGGTGGACACAGAGCAAGTCACAAGAAACCAAAGACAATACTAACCACTGAATTATCAAACAAGAAGTCATCATATTTCGATTTCTCAGATGAAGATGATTATCAAGAActctcaccatcaacaacaacattGTACAAAAACAACAAGAATGTTACAAAAACATTGCCTAATTCTTCCAACAACAAGTTTTCTTCTCCTAGGATTCATGAATGCTCATATTGTGGTGCTGAATTTACATCAGGACAAGCTTTAGGAGGTCATATGAGACGACATCGCGGGGGCGTTAACGTAAATTCACCCTTGCATTTGAGCAATTTAAGTCCTGCAACTTCTATAGATCAAGAATTTGGTAATAATATTGTGAAGAAACCAAGAGATGGGTTGTCTTTAGACCTTAATATTCCAGTCTCAGATGATCATATTGATCCAAAATTTCCAGTTGTATCCTTAAATCAACAAGATCAAGAACAAACACAAAGGCAACAGCTGGTTGATTGTCATTATTGA
- the LOC107769155 gene encoding pullulanase 1, chloroplastic isoform X1 encodes MSAALLSYAPLSPISAPSESTRFLLPTHHKRLRLSSLTRYRPGLKLGTSRPLTLRCSSTMHQSSTPSSCSQDSLFYSRAFWVSRSIIAWNVGAGEGECYLYASRNAALCVADGEIQGHDVKIKLEQTNYGLSQQVVEKFPHIRDYTAFEVPATMNCQSLVKCQLAVAIFNSDGRCASATGLQLPGILDELFSYTGPLGAVFDTEAVSLYLWAPTAQVVRALIYKSPSETDPVEIVQLKELKGVWSAKGPRHWEGCYYVYEVSVYHHSTLRIEKCVSNDPYARGLSADGKRTLLVNLVSDDVKPEGWDNLQDEKPDLLSFSDISLYELHVRDFSANDPTVPHEFQGGYLAFTLQDSAGVKHLKRLSSAGITHVHLLPTFQFAGVEDEKHKWKHVDIEKLNSFPPDSEEQQALITAIQNEDGYNWGYNPVIWGVPKGSYASNANGPCRIIEFRKMVQALNRIGLRVVLDVVYNHINASGHFDDFSVLDKIVPGYYLRRNADGGIEHSTCVNNTASEHFMVERLILDDLKCWAVHFKIDGFRFDLMGHIMKRTMVKAKSLLNSLSKDKNGVDGPSIYIYGEGWDFGEVANNGRGINASQFNLFGSGIGSFNDRIRDALLGGSPFGHPLHQGFVTGLYLEPNGHDLGDKANVERMLAVSKDHIQVGMAANLKDFVLTNCDGEEVKGSEVFLHDRKPVGYASSPIETVNYVSAHDNETLFDIISLKTPKDISVEERCRMNHLATSVIALSQGIPFFHSGDEMLRSKSIDRDSYNSGDWFNRLDFSYNSNNWGVGLPPKEKNEWNWPLIKPRLADPSYKPQKSHILAAVENFSNLMQIRYSSPLFRLRTANSIQERVRFHNTGPSWIPGLIVMSIEDGHPGVPGLSQLDPIYSYIVVIINPDPTDVSFANPALRARSLQLHPIQMNSTDDVVKNSTYDASSGCFNVPARTTSVFVEPR; translated from the exons ATGTCTGCAGCTTTACTTTCATACGCTCCACTCTCTCCCATTTCCGCTCCTTCCGAGTCCACTCGGTTCCTTCTTCCAACTCATCACAAGAGGCTGCGACTGAGTTCTCTGACTCGGTACCGACCCGGTCTCAAATTGGGAACTTCTCGTCCTTTAACTCTTCGGTGCTCCTCAACTATGCACCAATCTTCAACCCCTTCTTCATGTTCTCAG GATAGTCTATTCTATAGCAGAGCATTTTGGGTTAGCAGATCAATAATTGCATGGAATGTGGGTGCTGGAGAGGGTGAATGCTACTTATATGCTAGTAGAAATGCTGCATTATGTGTTGCTGATGGTGAAATTCAAG GCCATGATGTGAAAATCAAACTTGAACAGACAAATTATGGACTTTCACAGCAG GTAGTTGAAAAATTTCCTCATATTCGAGATTATACAGCATTTGAAGTCCCTGCAACTATGAACTGCCAAAGTTTAGTCAAGTGCCAATTAGCTGTTGCTATCTTCAATT CTGATGGAAGATGTGCAAGTGCTACTGGATTGCAGTTACCTGGTATTCTTGATGAGTTATTCTCCTATACCGGGCCCCTCGGTGCTGTTTTTGATACTGAAGCTGTCTCTCTCTACCTTTGGGCACCAACTGCTCAA GTGGTGCGAGCTCTCATTTATAAGAGTCCATCAGAGACTGACCCAGTAGAAATTGTTCAGCTCAAGGAGCTAAAAGGCGTTTGGAGTGCTAAGGGGCCAAGACATTGGGAGGGTTGCTACTATGTTTATGAAGTGTCTGTTTACCATCATAGCACCTTGCGGATTGAGAAATGTGTGAGCAATGATCCGTATGCCAGAGG TCTCTCTGCTGATGGCAAACGGACATTATTAGTTAATCTTGTTTCTGATGATGTAAAACCTGAAGGATGGGATAATCTACAAGATGAGAAACcagatcttctttccttttccgATATCAGCCTATATGAGCTGCATGTTAGAGATTTCAG TGCCAATGACCCTACTGTGCCTCATGAATTTCAGGGTGGTTATCTTGCCTTCACATTGCAG GACTCAGCTGGTGTCAAACACTTAAAAAGATTATCAAGTGCTGGTATCACTCATGTCCATCTGCTGCCAACCTTTCAATTTGCCGGTGTTGAAGATGAGAAACATAAATGGAAGCATGTAG ATATCGAGAAGCTCAACTCTTTTCCACCAGATTCTGAGGAGCAGCAGGCCCTTATCACAGCCATCCAAAATGAAGATGGGTATAATTGGGG GTATAATCCTGTTATTTGGGGAGTTCCAAAGGGAAGCTACGCTAGTAATGCAAATGGTCCTTGTCGTATCATTGAGTTTCGGAAAATGGTGCAG GCACTTAATCGTATTGGTCTACGTGTTGTATTGGATGTTGTTTACAATCATATTAATGCAAGTGGTCACTTTGATGACTTCTCTGTTCTAGACAAG ATTGTTCCAGGTTACTATCTAAGAAGAAATGCTGATGGTGGTATTGAACATAGCACATGCGTAAACAATACTGCCAGTGAGCATTTCATGGTTGAGCGCTTAATTCTTGACGACCTCAAGTGCTGGGCAGTTCATTTTAAG ATTGATGGATTTCGCTTTGACCTGATGGGTCATATAATGAAGCGTACAATG GTGAAGGCAAAGTCATTGCTCAATAGCTTGTCGAAAGATAAAAATGGCGTAGATGGACCAAGTATTTATAT ATATGGTGAAGGATGGGATTTTGGTGAAGTGGCAAACAACGGACGTGGGATAAATGCATCGCAATTCAACCTTTTTGGATCTGGAATTGGGAG CTTCAATGATCGCATTCGGGATGCTCTGCTGGGTGGATCACCTTTTGGTCATCCTCTACACCAAGGTTTTGTAACTGGCCTTTATTTGGAG CCTAATGGTCATGATCTTGGTGATAAAGCCAATGTAGAACGTATGCTTGCTGTGTCGAAGGATCACATTCAG GTTGGAATGGCTGCAAACTTAAAGGATTTTGTGCTAACCAACTGTGATGGTGAAGAG GTGAAAGGATCTGAAGTGTTTTTGCATGATAGGAAGCCAGTTGGATATGCTTCTTCTCCCATTGAAACA GTTAACTATGTGTCTGCTCATGACAATGAGACACTGTTCGACATCATTAGTCTTAAG ACTCCAAAGGACATTTCTGTGGAGGAGAGATGCAGGATGAACCACTTAGCGACCAGTGTAATAGCTCTGTCTCAG GGAATACCTTTTTTCCACTCTGGAGATGAAATGCTGCGCTCAAAATCAATAGACCGTGATTCTTACAACTCCGGTGATTGGTTCAACAG GCTGGATTTTAGCTACAACTCTAACAACTGGGGTGTTGGTCTCCCTCCGAAAGAGAAGAATGAATGGAACTGGCCACT AATCAAACCCAGACTAGCAGATCCATCCTACAAGCCTCAGAAAAGTCATATCCTTGCAGCTGTTGAAAATTTTTCGAACCTTATGCAAATAAGATACTCCTCACCACTCTTCCGGCTAAGGACGGCCAATTCTATCCAG GAAAGAGTACGATTTCATAATACTGGTCCGTCATGGATTCCTGGTCTTATAGTAATGAGCATTGAAGATGGCCATCCGGGAGTTCCAGGGCTTTCTCAATTGGATCCAAT TTATTCCTATATAGTTGTCATCATTAATCCCGACCCGACTGATGTCTCATTTGCCAATCCTGCACTAAGAGCAAGATCTCTTCAATTGCATCCAATACAG ATGAACTCAACTGATGATGTTGTTAAGAACTCAACATATGATGCATCCTCGGGTTGCTTTAATGTGCCTGCCAGGACAACTTCTGTGTTTGTTGAACCTCGGTAG